Proteins co-encoded in one Prevotella sp. E13-27 genomic window:
- the murG gene encoding undecaprenyldiphospho-muramoylpentapeptide beta-N-acetylglucosaminyltransferase, translating into MNNKENNGLRIIVSGGGTGGHIFPAISIANAIKAEHPEAEILFVGAEGRMEMQRVPAAGYEIKGLPICGFDRKNLLKNIIVLYKIWKSQRMAAKIIKEFKPMAVVGVGGYASGPTLNKAASMGIPCLIQEQNSYAGVTNKLLAKKAQKICVAYEGMERFFPAEKIMLTGNPVRQALLETTITKEEALKSFGLDPTRKTVLLVGGSLGARTINESVLSHLKEIETTDLQFIWQTGKYYSAEIAKKLQELGQPQNIVVTDFVSDMGAAYKAADLVISRAGASSISEFCLIGKPVILVPSPNVAEDHQTKNAMALVNRGAALFVSDADAPEKLISLAIATVDDEEKLKSLSENALKMALPNSAEIIAKEVIKLAYNGN; encoded by the coding sequence ATGAATAACAAAGAGAACAACGGTTTACGTATTATCGTCAGCGGCGGCGGCACTGGCGGTCACATCTTCCCTGCCATTTCCATCGCCAACGCGATAAAGGCCGAACATCCAGAAGCAGAGATTCTGTTTGTCGGCGCTGAGGGACGCATGGAGATGCAACGAGTACCTGCTGCTGGCTACGAGATAAAAGGTCTGCCCATCTGTGGCTTCGACCGTAAGAATCTTCTGAAAAACATCATCGTTCTCTACAAGATATGGAAAAGCCAGCGCATGGCAGCCAAGATAATAAAAGAGTTCAAGCCCATGGCTGTAGTGGGAGTAGGCGGCTATGCCAGCGGCCCTACGCTGAACAAGGCAGCCTCAATGGGTATTCCGTGTCTCATTCAAGAGCAGAACTCATACGCTGGTGTGACAAACAAACTTTTGGCAAAGAAGGCTCAGAAGATATGTGTTGCCTATGAAGGCATGGAACGATTCTTCCCCGCTGAGAAGATTATGCTGACGGGCAACCCAGTGCGCCAGGCCCTGCTTGAGACAACAATCACTAAGGAAGAAGCATTGAAATCGTTCGGCTTGGATCCAACACGTAAGACAGTGCTTCTCGTTGGAGGAAGTCTTGGAGCGCGCACCATCAACGAGAGCGTACTAAGCCATCTGAAAGAAATCGAGACAACAGACCTGCAGTTCATCTGGCAGACAGGAAAATACTACAGTGCCGAGATTGCCAAGAAGCTCCAGGAACTTGGACAACCCCAAAATATTGTTGTCACCGATTTCGTAAGCGACATGGGAGCTGCATATAAAGCTGCCGACCTCGTCATCAGCCGTGCCGGAGCAAGTAGCATATCTGAGTTCTGCCTCATCGGCAAGCCTGTTATCTTGGTGCCAAGCCCCAACGTGGCTGAAGATCACCAGACGAAAAATGCCATGGCACTCGTGAACCGCGGCGCAGCACTCTTCGTCAGCGACGCCGATGCTCCAGAGAAGCTCATCAGCCTTGCCATAGCCACTGTTGACGACGAGGAAAAACTGAAATCGCTCAGCGAGAATGCCCTTAAGATGGCACTACCTAACTCTGCCGAGATAATTGCAAAAGAAGTGATAAAATTAGCATATAATGGAAATTAA
- a CDS encoding cell division protein FtsQ/DivIB, producing the protein MDWKKISLIALDIVIGGYLILAVTAFNKPDDADNTCHDVSISITQDTAEGFLSVPDIEHLLRKSGISLISRPMRNINTRQIEELLEGNDLIDNVECYKSINGLLCIKISQRTPVVRVISMTGEDYYVDNHGIIMPHNNYSCNLLVATGYISKQFASKVLAPTVCEINESPFWKNQIVQLNVLNDCSIEIVPRVGDHIAYLGQPTHISEKLDRLRKFYRYGLTKAGWNRYSRISVEFENQIICKKKK; encoded by the coding sequence ATGGACTGGAAGAAAATATCCCTTATTGCTCTCGACATCGTCATCGGTGGCTACCTTATTTTAGCCGTTACGGCTTTCAACAAGCCCGACGATGCTGACAACACGTGCCATGACGTGAGTATCAGCATCACGCAGGACACCGCCGAGGGATTTCTTAGCGTTCCTGACATAGAGCATCTGCTGCGCAAGTCGGGCATATCCCTCATCTCAAGACCGATGAGGAACATTAACACGCGCCAGATAGAAGAACTGCTTGAAGGCAACGATCTCATTGATAACGTTGAGTGCTACAAGTCCATTAACGGACTACTCTGCATTAAGATAAGCCAGCGCACGCCAGTAGTGAGAGTCATCTCCATGACAGGTGAGGACTATTATGTAGATAACCACGGCATCATCATGCCGCACAACAACTACAGCTGTAATCTGCTTGTGGCAACAGGCTATATCAGCAAACAGTTCGCCTCGAAGGTGCTGGCACCAACGGTTTGCGAGATTAACGAGAGCCCATTCTGGAAGAACCAGATAGTGCAGCTCAACGTGCTCAACGACTGTTCCATAGAGATAGTACCGCGTGTTGGCGACCACATAGCTTATCTCGGACAACCCACCCATATCTCCGAGAAGCTCGACCGACTGCGGAAGTTCTACAGATACGGTCTCACCAAGGCTGGGTGGAACCGTTATTCACGCATCAGCGTTGAGTTTGAAAATCAGATAATATGTAAAAAAAAGAAATAA
- the murC gene encoding UDP-N-acetylmuramate--L-alanine ligase: MEIKDLKAVYFIGAGGIGMSAIARYFIRRGLVVAGYDKTPSELTRRLEKEGMMIHYEENLEEIPFACKQKNSCLVIYTPAIPADHKELLFFQQNGFEIQKRAQVLGTLTRHMKGLCVAGTHGKTTTSTMCAHIMHQSHLDCNAFLGGISKNYGTNYILSQSDYVVIEADEFDRSFHWLSPWMTVITSTDPDHLDIYGTKEAYLESFRHYSELILPGGALIIHRDLEMKENLQDDVRRYDYSRDEGDFHAENIRIENGGITFDFISPIESVKNIELGQPVPINIENGIAAMAMAQLAGCTAEELRYGMKTYGGVDRRFDFKIKSDKLVFLSDYAHHPKEIYQSAKSIRELYHDRHITAIFQPHLYTRTRDFYKDFADALSQVDEVILTEIYPARELPIEGVTSQLIYDNLKDGVKKQMINKADVLSLVKSRDFDVLIILGAGDLDNQVPQITKILEERIK, translated from the coding sequence ATGGAAATTAAAGACTTAAAAGCCGTTTACTTCATAGGTGCCGGTGGCATAGGAATGAGTGCCATAGCACGCTACTTCATACGCCGTGGGCTTGTTGTTGCAGGCTACGACAAAACCCCTTCGGAGCTTACACGCCGTCTTGAAAAAGAGGGTATGATGATTCACTATGAGGAGAATCTTGAGGAGATTCCTTTCGCCTGCAAACAGAAGAATTCATGTCTTGTCATTTACACTCCTGCCATCCCTGCCGACCACAAGGAGCTGCTGTTCTTCCAACAGAACGGATTTGAGATACAGAAGCGTGCACAGGTGCTCGGCACTCTGACACGCCACATGAAAGGTCTATGCGTTGCTGGTACCCACGGCAAGACCACCACATCTACCATGTGTGCCCACATCATGCACCAAAGTCATCTTGACTGCAACGCTTTCCTTGGCGGCATATCAAAGAACTATGGCACCAACTATATACTCAGTCAGTCAGACTATGTAGTCATTGAAGCTGACGAGTTCGACCGTTCGTTCCATTGGCTATCACCATGGATGACAGTCATCACATCTACAGACCCAGACCATCTTGACATCTATGGAACAAAAGAGGCCTATCTGGAAAGCTTCCGACACTACTCAGAGCTCATACTCCCCGGTGGTGCACTCATCATACACCGCGACCTCGAGATGAAAGAGAATCTGCAGGATGACGTGCGCCGTTATGACTACAGTCGCGACGAGGGCGATTTCCATGCAGAGAACATACGCATAGAGAACGGTGGCATCACGTTCGACTTCATATCACCTATTGAAAGTGTTAAGAACATTGAGCTCGGACAGCCTGTGCCCATTAATATAGAAAACGGTATAGCTGCTATGGCTATGGCTCAGCTGGCAGGCTGCACAGCCGAAGAGCTTCGCTATGGCATGAAGACTTACGGAGGTGTGGATCGCCGTTTCGACTTTAAGATAAAGAGCGACAAGCTGGTCTTCCTCAGCGACTATGCCCACCATCCGAAAGAGATCTATCAGAGTGCGAAGAGCATTCGCGAACTATATCACGACCGTCACATCACGGCAATATTCCAGCCTCATCTCTATACTCGCACGCGCGACTTCTACAAGGACTTCGCCGACGCGCTTAGTCAGGTCGATGAGGTTATTCTCACTGAGATATACCCAGCACGTGAGCTGCCCATTGAAGGCGTAACGTCACAACTCATCTATGACAACCTGAAAGATGGCGTAAAGAAACAGATGATCAACAAGGCCGACGTCCTTTCGCTCGTAAAGAGTCGCGACTTCGACGTGCTCATCATCCTTGGAGCAGGCGATCTGGACAATCAGGTTCCTCAGATTACCAAGATACTGGAAGAAAGAATAAAATAG
- the ftsA gene encoding cell division protein FtsA → MAEKEFIVAIELGSSKVTGIAGQKKPDGSINVLALVKEDSSQFIRKGVVYNIDKTAQCLTNIIKKMETQLKTRITQVFVGVGGQSIRGVRNVVAKDMPDDTIITQEMVAELMEENRNLDYPDQKILDVAEQEYKVDTVMQLDPVGIRASHLEGNYLNILERKSFFQNLNKCFETAGIKVVEMYLAPLALANAVLTEAEKRSGCALIDLGADTTTVSVFYRNVLRHLAVIPLGANNITKDIAQPLQMEESEAEKMKLKYASAYTDNNEIDDTLKYSIDQERQVESRKFIDIVEGRLEEIILNVREQIPNEYCDKLLGGIILTGGGSNLKNIERAFAIHTHFDKIRIAKFVTLSISSNNELIKNHNGMMNTLLGLLAKGYINCAGNEIDPNRDLFEDDNNVYQANGQTERTPRQAHEVGPGVILTEQEEKLAEEEARRKREEQERQEEQERLEREKAERLEREEAERKRKENSWWNKLRRGLTDFGEKMVSDE, encoded by the coding sequence ATGGCAGAAAAAGAGTTTATTGTAGCGATTGAGCTCGGTTCATCGAAAGTGACGGGCATCGCAGGACAGAAGAAGCCCGATGGCAGCATCAACGTTCTGGCGCTGGTGAAAGAAGATTCTTCTCAGTTCATCCGCAAGGGTGTAGTGTACAACATTGACAAGACAGCCCAGTGTCTTACCAACATCATCAAGAAGATGGAAACACAGCTCAAGACCCGCATCACTCAGGTGTTCGTGGGTGTGGGAGGTCAGTCAATACGCGGTGTGCGTAATGTCGTTGCAAAAGACATGCCCGATGACACCATCATCACTCAGGAGATGGTGGCAGAACTCATGGAAGAGAACCGCAACTTGGATTATCCTGACCAGAAGATCCTGGATGTGGCAGAACAAGAATACAAGGTTGATACCGTCATGCAGCTCGACCCTGTAGGCATACGCGCCTCTCACCTTGAAGGCAACTACCTGAACATTCTTGAGCGCAAGTCGTTCTTCCAGAACCTGAACAAATGCTTTGAAACAGCAGGCATAAAAGTTGTGGAGATGTATCTTGCCCCACTGGCACTTGCCAACGCTGTGCTTACCGAAGCTGAGAAACGTTCAGGATGTGCCCTCATAGACCTCGGTGCCGACACAACCACCGTCAGCGTCTTCTACAGAAACGTTCTCCGTCATCTGGCTGTCATACCCCTCGGTGCCAACAACATCACTAAGGATATAGCTCAGCCACTTCAGATGGAGGAGAGCGAGGCTGAGAAGATGAAACTCAAATATGCCTCTGCCTATACTGACAACAATGAGATTGACGACACTCTGAAGTACTCCATCGACCAGGAGCGCCAGGTGGAAAGCCGCAAGTTCATCGACATCGTTGAAGGCCGCCTTGAGGAGATTATCCTCAATGTTCGCGAACAGATTCCCAATGAATACTGCGACAAACTCCTTGGCGGCATAATCCTCACTGGCGGCGGTTCTAACCTGAAGAACATTGAGCGTGCCTTTGCCATCCACACTCACTTCGATAAGATTCGCATTGCGAAGTTCGTCACTCTTAGCATCAGCTCAAACAACGAACTCATCAAGAACCATAATGGCATGATGAACACCTTGCTCGGACTTCTGGCCAAGGGATACATCAACTGTGCCGGTAACGAGATTGATCCAAACCGCGACCTCTTCGAAGATGACAACAACGTCTATCAGGCTAATGGTCAGACTGAGCGCACACCTCGTCAGGCACATGAAGTAGGCCCAGGCGTCATACTCACCGAGCAGGAAGAGAAACTTGCCGAAGAGGAAGCTCGCCGCAAACGTGAGGAACAAGAGCGCCAGGAAGAGCAAGAACGCTTGGAGCGTGAAAAAGCAGAACGCTTAGAGCGCGAAGAAGCCGAACGCAAGCGTAAGGAGAACAGCTGGTGGAACAAGCTACGCAGAGGTCTCACCGACTTCGGAGAAAAGATGGTAAGCGATGAATAA
- a CDS encoding FtsW/RodA/SpoVE family cell cycle protein, with protein MNHKIGNLFKGDKGIWMVFLFLCLISVVEVFSASSTLTYKSQNYLSPLIYHTGMIIFGVFVAIVTLNIPCRYFKIMTPMLLVITFITLLWVLVGGESINGANRVIGIAGFTFQPSEIAKGTMVLATAQILSAMQRPDGKGADDNAMKYVLILVVPCVALIGIENLSTACLLFMVIFLMMYLARVPMIQMGKLMGAGALLVGVFLTLVLTLGSIEKVDEDQAPTAAATHGSKDEISGGGIFHRFATWRNRILKHSEDDDVRPEDYDINKNFQVGHANIAIASSGGIGKGPGNSTERDYLPQAFSDFIYAIIIEETGFIGAAVVVFLYIILLIRAAKIANRCENNFPAFLVMGLALLLVIQATINMMVAVGLMPVTGQPLPLISKGGTSTIINCAYIGAILSVSRSAKTTTLATEPKKE; from the coding sequence ATGAACCATAAAATTGGCAATCTCTTCAAAGGCGACAAAGGCATCTGGATGGTCTTTCTGTTTCTTTGTCTGATTAGCGTGGTCGAGGTCTTCTCTGCCTCAAGCACGCTGACCTACAAGTCACAGAACTATCTGAGCCCGCTCATCTATCACACCGGCATGATTATCTTCGGTGTGTTCGTGGCAATTGTCACGCTGAACATCCCATGCCGTTATTTCAAGATTATGACACCCATGTTGCTCGTCATCACGTTTATCACGCTGCTGTGGGTGCTTGTCGGAGGAGAGAGTATCAATGGCGCCAACCGTGTGATTGGTATTGCCGGTTTCACTTTCCAGCCTTCAGAGATAGCCAAAGGTACTATGGTGCTGGCTACAGCACAGATTCTCAGCGCAATGCAACGCCCCGACGGCAAGGGAGCCGACGACAATGCTATGAAATACGTGCTGATACTGGTGGTACCCTGCGTAGCACTTATCGGCATTGAGAACCTGTCAACGGCCTGTCTGCTGTTCATGGTCATCTTCCTGATGATGTATCTTGCACGTGTGCCAATGATTCAAATGGGCAAGCTTATGGGTGCCGGAGCGCTTCTTGTTGGCGTTTTCCTTACACTGGTGCTCACGCTTGGAAGCATAGAGAAGGTTGATGAAGACCAAGCGCCTACCGCTGCAGCCACCCATGGTAGCAAAGATGAGATTTCCGGAGGCGGTATCTTCCACCGCTTTGCCACATGGCGTAACCGAATACTGAAACATTCAGAAGACGATGACGTGCGTCCAGAGGACTACGACATAAACAAGAACTTCCAAGTGGGACACGCTAATATTGCCATCGCATCATCGGGCGGTATTGGCAAAGGACCGGGCAACTCCACTGAGCGCGATTACCTGCCACAGGCTTTCAGTGACTTCATCTATGCCATCATCATAGAAGAGACAGGCTTCATAGGTGCTGCCGTGGTGGTGTTCCTATATATCATACTTCTTATCCGTGCCGCAAAGATTGCCAACCGCTGTGAAAATAATTTCCCGGCGTTCCTCGTCATGGGACTGGCATTGCTGCTTGTCATACAGGCAACCATCAACATGATGGTAGCCGTAGGTCTTATGCCCGTAACAGGACAGCCACTGCCGTTGATATCAAAAGGCGGAACATCGACCATCATCAACTGTGCTTACATTGGTGCCATACTCAGTGTAAGCAGGAGTGCAAAGACTACGACCCTTGCCACTGAACCGAAAAAAGAATAA
- the murD gene encoding UDP-N-acetylmuramoyl-L-alanine--D-glutamate ligase has product MNKISNDGTIQTSLPSGGAGGRSIVILGAGESGTGAAVLAKKEGFDVFVSDMSKIAPRYKEMLDKHKIAWEEGQHTEEKILNADEIIKSPGIPETAPMVQKAIAKGIHIISEIEFAGRYTNSKMICITGSNGKTTTTSLIYHIFKEAGYDCGLAGNIGNSLALQVAEEPHEYYIIELSSFQLDNMYDFRANIAILLNITPDHLDRYNFEMQNYVDSKMRILQNQTADDAFIYWNDDPVVKRELEKYDIKAVQYPFSELREKGSIGYIEEGKYVIEKPEPFNMEQEQLSLTGRHNIYNSLAAGIAGNIAGIKKDVIRQSLSDFPGVEHRLEKVTTVRGVNYVNDSKATNVDACWYALDSMKTKVVLIVGGKDKGNDYEPIKPLIKEKCSALVYLGADNKKLHDNFDSLGIPVRDTHSMKECVAACYELAQPGETVLLSPCCASFDLFKNMEDRGEQFKELVRNL; this is encoded by the coding sequence ATGAATAAAATATCAAATGACGGGACTATTCAGACATCCCTCCCCTCGGGAGGGGCTGGAGGTAGGTCCATAGTTATCCTCGGTGCCGGTGAGAGCGGTACAGGTGCTGCCGTACTGGCAAAGAAAGAAGGTTTCGATGTGTTCGTTTCCGACATGTCTAAGATTGCCCCACGCTATAAGGAGATGCTTGACAAGCACAAGATAGCATGGGAAGAGGGACAGCATACAGAGGAGAAGATCCTCAATGCCGATGAAATCATCAAGAGCCCAGGCATTCCCGAGACAGCACCCATGGTTCAGAAAGCCATTGCCAAGGGCATACACATCATCAGTGAAATAGAGTTCGCCGGACGCTATACCAACTCAAAGATGATATGCATCACTGGTTCTAACGGCAAGACCACCACAACCAGCCTCATCTATCACATCTTCAAGGAAGCAGGCTACGACTGCGGACTTGCTGGCAACATCGGCAACTCACTGGCGCTGCAAGTTGCAGAGGAGCCACATGAATACTACATCATTGAGCTCAGTTCGTTCCAGTTGGACAATATGTATGACTTCCGTGCAAACATTGCCATCCTACTCAACATCACCCCCGACCATCTCGACCGTTATAACTTTGAGATGCAGAACTATGTTGACTCGAAGATGCGAATTCTGCAGAACCAGACCGCTGACGATGCTTTCATCTATTGGAACGACGATCCTGTAGTGAAGCGTGAACTGGAGAAGTATGACATCAAGGCTGTGCAGTATCCGTTCTCTGAGCTTCGCGAGAAAGGCAGCATAGGTTATATTGAGGAAGGCAAGTATGTCATTGAGAAGCCTGAGCCATTCAACATGGAGCAGGAACAGCTCAGCCTCACCGGACGCCACAACATCTACAACTCGCTCGCTGCTGGTATAGCAGGTAACATCGCAGGAATCAAGAAAGATGTTATACGTCAGTCACTTAGCGACTTCCCTGGAGTGGAACACCGTTTGGAGAAAGTAACCACAGTTCGTGGCGTCAACTATGTCAACGACTCCAAGGCTACCAATGTCGATGCATGCTGGTATGCCCTCGACTCCATGAAGACCAAGGTGGTACTCATCGTTGGTGGCAAAGATAAAGGCAACGACTACGAGCCTATCAAGCCTCTCATTAAGGAGAAGTGCTCAGCACTCGTCTATCTTGGTGCCGACAATAAGAAGCTACACGATAATTTCGACTCTCTCGGCATCCCTGTACGCGACACCCACTCAATGAAAGAGTGTGTTGCTGCATGCTACGAGCTGGCTCAGCCAGGCGAAACAGTACTCTTGAGCCCCTGCTGTGCATCCTTCGACCTCTTCAAGAACATGGAGGACCGTGGCGAACAGTTCAAGGAACTTGTCAGAAACCTATAA
- the ftsZ gene encoding cell division protein FtsZ, translated as MSDFNNDILDFGVPEEKHSIIKVIGVGGGGGNAVNHMYREGIHDVTFVVCNTDNQALNDSPVPIKLQLGHEGLGAGNRPAKAKAAAEESIEDIKRMLSDGTRMAFITAGMGGGTGTGAAPVIAQVSKEMGILTVGIVTIPFRFEGNRKIDQALDGVEEMSKHVDALLVINNERLRSIYPDLSFMAAFGKADDTLSIAAKSIAEIITVHGVMNLDFNDVKTVLENGGVAIMSTGYGEGEERVKKAIDDALNSPLLNDNDIFNSKKILLNISFCDQKDSKDNFMMDEINYVHDFLANFGDFEIKWGVANDPELGKKVKVTILATGFGISNVDGMQERMTKFSREDATKLAEEQEREARNMDRREKFYGGDNTSRRVKRRPNIYIFRPEDLDNDDIISAVESTPTYKRTREILESIGQSETRQDNSYAADAASQEVTPGTISFV; from the coding sequence ATGTCAGACTTCAATAACGATATTCTCGATTTCGGCGTTCCCGAAGAGAAACACAGCATAATAAAGGTCATCGGCGTAGGTGGCGGTGGCGGCAATGCAGTAAACCACATGTATCGCGAAGGCATACACGACGTAACCTTCGTAGTTTGTAACACCGACAATCAGGCGCTAAACGACTCGCCTGTACCCATCAAGCTCCAGCTCGGTCACGAGGGCCTGGGTGCAGGTAACCGTCCTGCCAAGGCTAAGGCTGCTGCTGAAGAGAGCATAGAAGACATCAAGCGCATGCTCAGCGACGGCACACGCATGGCGTTCATCACCGCTGGCATGGGTGGAGGCACCGGCACTGGTGCTGCTCCTGTCATCGCTCAGGTATCCAAGGAGATGGGTATCCTCACCGTGGGTATCGTCACCATTCCGTTCCGTTTTGAGGGCAACCGCAAGATTGACCAGGCTCTTGACGGTGTGGAAGAGATGTCAAAGCATGTCGATGCTCTGCTCGTCATCAACAACGAGCGCCTGCGCAGCATCTATCCCGACCTGTCGTTCATGGCAGCCTTCGGAAAGGCTGACGACACTCTGTCAATAGCAGCAAAGTCAATAGCAGAAATCATCACTGTTCACGGAGTTATGAACCTCGACTTCAATGATGTTAAGACCGTACTCGAGAATGGTGGCGTCGCCATCATGTCAACAGGCTATGGTGAAGGCGAGGAGCGTGTTAAGAAGGCTATCGACGATGCCCTCAACTCACCTCTGCTCAACGACAACGACATCTTCAACTCAAAGAAGATTCTGCTCAACATCTCGTTCTGCGATCAGAAAGATTCGAAGGACAACTTCATGATGGACGAGATAAACTATGTTCATGACTTCCTCGCCAACTTCGGCGACTTCGAAATCAAGTGGGGTGTTGCCAACGACCCCGAGCTCGGTAAGAAGGTTAAGGTGACCATCCTCGCAACAGGCTTCGGAATAAGCAATGTCGATGGTATGCAGGAGCGTATGACGAAGTTCTCGCGCGAAGATGCTACGAAGCTCGCTGAGGAACAAGAGCGCGAGGCACGCAACATGGATCGTCGTGAGAAGTTCTACGGTGGCGACAACACCAGCCGCCGTGTGAAGCGTCGTCCCAACATCTATATCTTCCGTCCTGAGGACCTTGACAATGATGACATCATCTCTGCCGTAGAGTCAACTCCTACCTATAAGCGCACTCGTGAGATTCTTGAGAGCATAGGTCAGTCAGAGACAAGACAGGACAATAGCTATGCTGCCGACGCTGCATCACAGGAAGTAACACCGGGTACCATCAGCTTCGTATAG
- the mraY gene encoding phospho-N-acetylmuramoyl-pentapeptide-transferase has translation MLYYIFRLLENLNIPGSHMWSYISFRSLLALILSLCISAWFGEYFIKWMKRRKIFETERDPAIDPFGVEKKGVPTMGGVIIIVAILVPILLFGRLRNIYLILMIVTTLWLGFLGFMDDYIKIFRQNKEGLKGKYKIIGQVSIGFIVGLTIWLSPDAVVRENVNVVQPNNEIVVKHNKTAVKSLHTTIPFIKNHNLNYSEVMSFMGKNKVAAGWVLFVIMTIIVVTAVSNGANLNDGMDGMCAGNSAIIGVALGILAYVSSHIGYASYFDIMYIPHSEELVVFLCAFVGAMIGFLWYNAYPAQIFMGDTGSLTIGGIIGVCAVIIHKELLLPILCGIFFVESLSVIIQTQWFKFQKRKGRRVRVFRATPIHDNFRKLDNQLDQTSTYILKGWPRRPFHESKITVRFWITTIILAAITIITLKMR, from the coding sequence ATGCTATACTATATCTTCCGTCTTCTTGAGAACCTGAATATCCCTGGTTCACACATGTGGAGCTACATCTCGTTCCGCTCACTGCTGGCACTCATCCTGTCATTGTGCATATCAGCATGGTTCGGTGAGTACTTCATCAAATGGATGAAGCGTCGCAAGATCTTCGAGACCGAGCGCGACCCGGCTATCGACCCATTCGGAGTAGAAAAGAAGGGTGTTCCCACCATGGGTGGTGTCATCATCATCGTAGCTATCCTCGTGCCTATCCTGCTCTTCGGCCGTCTGCGTAACATCTATCTTATACTGATGATCGTTACTACACTGTGGCTGGGATTCCTCGGCTTCATGGACGACTACATCAAGATTTTCCGCCAGAACAAAGAAGGTCTGAAAGGCAAATATAAGATTATCGGACAGGTTTCCATCGGTTTTATCGTTGGTCTCACCATCTGGCTCAGCCCCGATGCAGTCGTTCGCGAGAACGTCAACGTGGTACAGCCCAACAACGAGATTGTAGTGAAGCATAATAAAACGGCAGTAAAATCGCTGCATACCACCATCCCATTCATAAAGAACCACAACCTCAACTATTCAGAGGTTATGAGCTTCATGGGCAAGAACAAGGTTGCAGCAGGATGGGTGCTGTTTGTCATCATGACAATCATAGTAGTAACAGCCGTGTCAAATGGAGCAAACCTCAACGATGGCATGGACGGCATGTGTGCCGGCAACTCAGCCATAATAGGTGTGGCGCTGGGCATACTTGCCTATGTGTCGTCACACATAGGCTATGCCAGCTATTTCGACATCATGTACATACCTCACTCTGAGGAGTTGGTAGTGTTCCTCTGTGCTTTCGTGGGTGCAATGATTGGTTTCCTGTGGTACAACGCCTATCCTGCACAGATCTTCATGGGCGACACTGGCTCGCTGACCATCGGCGGTATAATTGGCGTCTGTGCAGTCATCATCCACAAGGAACTGCTTCTCCCAATACTCTGCGGCATCTTCTTCGTTGAGAGCCTCAGCGTCATCATACAGACACAATGGTTCAAGTTCCAGAAGCGCAAGGGCCGTCGCGTTCGTGTGTTCCGTGCAACACCTATTCACGACAACTTCCGTAAGCTTGACAATCAGCTCGACCAGACATCGACATATATTCTGAAAGGATGGCCACGTCGTCCATTCCATGAGTCAAAGATAACCGTCCGCTTTTGGATTACAACGATCATTCTGGCGGCGATAACAATTATAACACTAAAGATGAGATAA